One genomic segment of Gemmatimonadota bacterium includes these proteins:
- a CDS encoding sigma-54-dependent Fis family transcriptional regulator: MTAVTGAGFGPPEGTGSRDLLALPADVKASIRILIVDDERTLRESCASVLRGEGYTVTLAGRGEEAMEFVRRRQFDLVLVDLFMSQVSGLEILNAALEAHRDTLVVVMTGNPTVSSSIEALRMGAWDYLPKPFSATHLQVLIGRASHAILKGREANDLRQQVMRQHSHSDTQALIGIAPSFRKAVELARKVAPTDASVFISGESGTGKEVIAQFIHQHSRRAKKTLVPINCAALPEPLLESEMFGHRKGAFTGADRDKPGLLETADGGTLFLDELTEMSLPLQAKLLRVIQDGIVRRVGAETAGDPVDVRFISATNRDPQDAVERGVLRGDLFYRLRVVPIVLPPLRSRPEDIQLLANHFLGIFWHRHRQMTDRAPRLSDSAIEFLRTRAWRGNVRELQNVIEHVAVLVEPDQLIEPTDIPMYEDSEAAPERMPAAQLDGPFHDVKDRVIAQFERDYLARLVGRAGGNMSKAARQANVDRTTLYRLMEKHGLQRDDRSE; the protein is encoded by the coding sequence ATGACTGCCGTCACCGGGGCCGGTTTCGGTCCCCCGGAAGGCACGGGAAGCCGCGATCTGCTGGCGCTTCCTGCCGACGTGAAGGCCTCGATCCGGATCCTGATCGTCGATGACGAACGGACCCTCCGGGAGAGCTGCGCGTCGGTCCTGCGCGGCGAAGGCTACACCGTCACCCTCGCGGGACGCGGCGAGGAGGCGATGGAGTTTGTGCGCCGGCGGCAGTTCGACCTCGTGCTGGTCGACCTCTTCATGTCGCAGGTCTCCGGGCTGGAGATTCTGAATGCGGCGCTCGAGGCGCACCGGGACACCCTGGTGGTCGTGATGACGGGCAATCCGACGGTGTCGAGCAGCATCGAGGCGCTCCGGATGGGCGCCTGGGACTACCTCCCCAAGCCATTCTCCGCCACCCACTTGCAGGTGCTGATCGGTCGCGCGTCGCACGCCATCCTGAAGGGGCGCGAGGCCAACGACCTCCGCCAGCAGGTGATGCGGCAGCACTCGCATTCCGACACGCAGGCGCTGATCGGCATCGCGCCCTCCTTCCGCAAGGCCGTCGAGTTGGCCCGCAAGGTGGCGCCGACCGATGCCTCGGTCTTCATCAGCGGCGAGAGCGGCACCGGCAAGGAAGTGATTGCCCAGTTCATTCACCAGCACTCCCGGCGCGCCAAGAAGACGTTGGTGCCAATCAACTGCGCGGCATTGCCCGAGCCGTTGCTGGAGTCCGAGATGTTCGGCCACCGCAAGGGTGCCTTCACCGGCGCGGATCGCGACAAGCCGGGACTGCTGGAGACGGCCGACGGCGGGACGCTCTTCCTCGACGAGCTCACGGAGATGTCGCTGCCGCTGCAGGCCAAGCTGCTGCGCGTCATTCAGGACGGCATCGTGCGGCGTGTCGGCGCCGAGACGGCGGGCGATCCGGTGGACGTCCGCTTCATCTCGGCGACGAATCGCGATCCGCAGGACGCGGTCGAGCGCGGGGTGTTGCGCGGCGACCTCTTCTACCGTCTCCGCGTGGTGCCGATCGTCTTGCCGCCGCTGCGGTCGCGCCCGGAAGACATCCAGCTGCTCGCCAATCACTTCCTCGGCATCTTCTGGCATCGTCACCGCCAGATGACCGACCGGGCGCCGCGCCTCAGCGACTCGGCGATCGAGTTCCTCCGCACCCGCGCCTGGCGCGGCAACGTGCGTGAATTGCAGAACGTGATCGAGCACGTCGCGGTGCTGGTCGAGCCCGATCAGCTGATCGAGCCGACCGACATTCCGATGTACGAGGATTCCGAGGCGGCACCGGAACGGATGCCCGCGGCACAACTCGACGGGCCGTTCCACGACGTGAAGGATCGGGTGATCGCCCAGTTCGAACGCGACTATCTCGCGCGGCTGGTTGGTCGCGCCGGTGGCAACATGTCGAAGGCGGCGCGGCAGGCGAATGTCGACCGCACCACGCTCTACCGCCTGATGGAAAAGCACGGATTGCAGCGTGACGATCGTAGCGAGTAG
- a CDS encoding HAMP domain-containing histidine kinase, which produces MPLAPDARRWLDEAAEALVEEWRGFAVDAISQGEVAAAVAGVVAQIVEAAAGRPRAPEPSSPLDRRVVALLRRHLLEHDEAVPPGGLRPVLRALEQVAASMEPRWTERFQERMTGPSGLDLVVEVAHDLRSPLTSILFLAEIMLRGRSGPLTPLQERQLGLVYSAAFGLNAVASDVIELVRGGDRLVGREPQPFSVAEVLESVRDIVRPIAEEKGLELHFEGPGRDRRVGHPGALNRVLLNLTTNALKFSSAGHVEVTLTDGAGLALDCTVRDTGRGIPEAAMATLFEPFRRRQQPGDYAFSGSGLGLSICRKLVEAMGSTLEVSAVAGEGTCFQFTLQLPEADPAMLIG; this is translated from the coding sequence ATGCCGTTGGCCCCCGATGCCCGCCGCTGGTTGGACGAAGCGGCCGAGGCGCTGGTCGAGGAGTGGCGCGGCTTTGCCGTCGACGCGATTTCGCAGGGTGAGGTGGCCGCGGCCGTGGCCGGCGTCGTCGCGCAGATTGTCGAGGCCGCTGCCGGCCGACCGCGTGCCCCGGAACCCTCCTCGCCGCTGGATCGCCGCGTGGTGGCGTTGCTTCGACGCCACCTGCTCGAACACGACGAGGCGGTGCCGCCCGGCGGACTCCGTCCCGTGCTGCGGGCGCTCGAACAGGTGGCGGCGTCGATGGAGCCGCGGTGGACCGAGCGATTCCAGGAACGGATGACCGGCCCGAGCGGCCTCGACCTGGTCGTCGAGGTGGCGCACGACCTGCGCTCGCCGCTCACGTCGATTCTCTTTCTCGCCGAGATCATGCTCCGCGGCCGGAGCGGGCCGTTGACGCCGCTGCAAGAGCGTCAACTCGGACTGGTCTACTCGGCGGCATTCGGGTTGAACGCGGTCGCGAGCGACGTGATCGAACTGGTGCGCGGTGGCGATCGCCTGGTCGGGCGGGAGCCGCAGCCGTTCTCGGTCGCGGAAGTGCTCGAGTCGGTGCGCGACATCGTCCGTCCCATCGCCGAAGAGAAGGGGTTGGAGCTGCACTTCGAAGGGCCGGGGCGCGACCGTCGGGTCGGGCACCCCGGAGCCCTGAACCGCGTCCTGCTCAATCTGACCACCAACGCGCTGAAGTTTTCCTCGGCCGGCCACGTCGAGGTGACGTTGACCGACGGGGCAGGACTGGCGCTGGACTGCACCGTCCGCGACACCGGCCGGGGGATTCCCGAGGCCGCGATGGCGACGCTCTTCGAACCCTTCCGCCGTCGGCAGCAGCCGGGCGATTACGCCTTCTCCGGTTCGGGCCTCGGCCTCTCGATCTGTCGCAAGCTGGTCGAGGCGATGGGCTCGACGCTTGAAGTCTCCGCCGTCGCGGGCGAGGGGACCTGTTTTCAGTTCACGCTGCAGTTGCCCGAGGCCGATCCCGCCATGCTGATCGGCTGA
- a CDS encoding acyl--CoA ligase: MITTHLAHQFGARAARHPTRPFLIEGEHRHSWGEIALRSDALARAFRGQGLAAGDRIGIDLPNGTEWVVAMLAAAQAGLTIVPLDPELGYHELKYQLRHAEVSAVVIPEAPTPVDYLELFDEVLPELPSLHLIVYAGPGTRWFDDRAVPFGEMLARGERLPALAPGDDADAALALVYTSGTMGKPKGVLLSHRAMVASAVGTASALGLADDDCILQALPLFHVFGLSVLLTAISAGASVVLMPRFDAAGALALIANAGVTHLPGVPTMFELLMRDPAFVTTPLGRLRGGVVAGSMVLPPLVDRIRQWCDVEIAYGLTEAGPTVTATRRSDPLEKRRTTVGRPIDGVEVRVVDVRSGVLHGAEAVGELVVKGTTLMDGYHRMPNETARTLTPEGYLLTGDLALLDEDGFVTIVARRKEVIVRAGQTVTPRELEDVIRTHPGVEEVCVVGVPHDVLGELICACVVLLEGAVVTGPDLRRFCQDLLSATKVPDLVRFFDGLPMTASGKVKRQELARVVALG, translated from the coding sequence GTGATCACCACGCACCTCGCCCATCAGTTCGGCGCTCGCGCCGCCAGGCATCCGACTCGACCCTTCCTCATCGAGGGGGAGCATCGCCACAGCTGGGGCGAGATCGCCCTTCGCAGTGACGCGCTGGCGCGTGCATTTCGCGGGCAGGGACTCGCCGCCGGCGATCGGATCGGGATCGACCTGCCCAACGGGACGGAGTGGGTGGTGGCGATGTTGGCCGCAGCCCAGGCAGGACTCACCATCGTCCCGCTCGATCCCGAGCTCGGCTACCACGAGCTGAAATACCAGTTGCGCCACGCGGAAGTCTCGGCCGTCGTGATCCCCGAGGCACCGACACCCGTCGACTACCTCGAGTTGTTCGACGAGGTCCTCCCCGAGCTGCCGTCGCTGCACCTGATCGTCTACGCCGGACCGGGGACCCGCTGGTTCGACGATCGTGCCGTCCCGTTCGGCGAGATGCTCGCGCGCGGCGAACGGCTGCCCGCACTGGCGCCGGGTGACGACGCGGATGCCGCGTTGGCGCTGGTCTACACCTCCGGCACGATGGGGAAGCCGAAAGGCGTGCTGCTCTCGCATCGCGCGATGGTCGCCTCCGCCGTGGGCACGGCGAGTGCACTCGGCCTCGCCGACGATGACTGCATCCTGCAGGCGCTCCCGCTCTTCCACGTCTTCGGCCTCTCGGTGCTGCTCACCGCGATCAGCGCCGGCGCGTCGGTGGTGCTGATGCCGCGCTTCGATGCGGCGGGCGCCCTCGCACTGATCGCCAACGCCGGGGTCACCCATCTGCCCGGCGTGCCGACGATGTTCGAATTGCTGATGCGCGACCCGGCGTTCGTCACCACGCCGCTCGGTCGCCTGCGCGGCGGCGTTGTCGCGGGGAGCATGGTGCTCCCGCCACTGGTGGATCGGATTCGCCAGTGGTGCGATGTGGAGATCGCGTATGGCCTCACCGAGGCAGGGCCGACGGTCACCGCCACTCGGCGGAGCGATCCGCTCGAAAAGCGCCGCACGACGGTCGGGCGTCCGATCGACGGCGTCGAGGTCCGCGTGGTCGACGTCCGGAGCGGCGTGCTTCACGGTGCCGAGGCGGTGGGTGAATTGGTCGTGAAGGGCACCACGCTGATGGACGGCTATCACCGGATGCCGAACGAGACCGCGCGGACGCTCACCCCGGAAGGCTACCTGCTGACGGGGGACCTGGCCCTGCTCGATGAGGACGGCTTCGTGACCATCGTCGCGCGCCGGAAGGAAGTGATCGTGCGGGCGGGGCAGACGGTGACGCCGCGGGAGTTGGAGGACGTGATCCGCACCCATCCTGGCGTCGAGGAGGTCTGCGTCGTCGGCGTCCCGCACGACGTGCTGGGCGAGCTGATCTGCGCCTGCGTGGTGCTGTTGGAGGGGGCCGTGGTCACCGGCCCCGATCTGCGCCGCTTCTGCCAGGACCTCCTCTCGGCCACCAAGGTGCCCGATCTGGTCCGCTTCTTCGACGGTCTCCCGATGACGGCCAGTGGCAAGGTCAAGCGCCAAGAGTTGGCACGGGTGGTCGCGCTCGGCTAG